TTCTGCAGGTTTGTCGTTCAAGTTAGCCCAAGCATTTTTAGTTGCTGGAGACAACTCTAGACCTACTACGATATTTTTTGGTGGAATTGGAGACAAGAACCATTTATTCCAAAGCTTAGGCATATTGCCATTGGCGACGATTTTCGCAATCGCAGCATTCACAGCGGCCTTGAACTCAGGGTCATCCTTGCGAACCATAATAGCGATTGGCTCTGTAGCCAAAACTTCGCCAACAATTTTGTAGTCTTTAGGATTCTTAGAGTTAGCGATATTGCCTGCCAAAATAGAGCCGTCCATCACAAAGGCGTCAGCACGGCCAGACTCCAAGAGCAAGAAGCTATCAGCATGGTCCTTACCAAATACTTCATCAAAGTTCACGCCATTAGCCTTCTCGTGCTTACGCAACAATTGAACTGATGTTGTACCAGTGGTAGTCGCCACTTTCTTGCCGGCCAACTGAGAAATGGAGGTGATGCCAGAGTTTGCTTTTACAGCAATACGAACTTCTTCAACATACAAGGTGTTTGCAAAGCCAACATCTTTTGCGCGATTCACGTTATTTGTAGTTGTACCGCACTCAATATCTACTGTACCGTTTTGCACCAATGGAACGCGATTCTGAGAAGTCACTGGTTGATAGTTGATACGCAAAGTGCTCATACCGAGCTTGTCTTTAATGTCACCCAAAATCATGCGGCAAATTTCTACGTGGTAACCATCAAAGCGGCTATCGCCTGTGGTGTATGACATAGGAATAGAAGATTCACGAACGCCCATAGTTACGGCACCCGAAGATTTGATCTTATCCATGGTTTGGCTAGCGGCTTGAACATTCAATGCACCCAATAACAAACCTGCGGCTACCAAGCCTGCTTTAATTAAATTCTTGCTTTTCATATGAAATCCCCTGTCTTAGACTTTTGCTTATATTGATACAAATGTATTTATAGCAAATTTAGCAAACCTAAAGCGGTTTTAATGCACGTAAATGATGATTACCCCAATAAATTGAGGGTATAAACTTGAAAAATTAGGGTAATGGAGGGAGGTTTGGCCTGCCCAGCACGATTCGAACGTGCGACCTACGCCTTAGAAGGGCGTTGCTCTATCCAGCTGAGCTATGGGCAGATAAATGCTGGAATTTAAGCTATATAAAGAGAAAGTGGTCGGAGTACAAGGATTCGAACCTTGGACCCCCTGCTCCCAAAGCAGGTGCGCTACCAGGCTGCGCTACACTCCGACGGAATCGATATTCTACACCGAGAGCGTCATTAGAGGCAAATCCTGTAAGATTCGCCTCATGGTTGCCTATTTTTACAGCAAATTTACCAAGCAAATTCAGACTGCTCTAACAGTCTTTTTGCTGCTCTTTTGCTTGCTTGGCACCCACTGGATAGGTCTTGCTCATAGCGTTTCTCATGCAGAACTACAAAGCAAAGCCTTTGCCACCCAATCTGAAGACATCGCTGATAACGGCATCACCCATAGTTCTGATGTATGCCACCTATTTGATGCGCTTACTTTGGCAGTCTTTATGCCAAAAGACAGCTCAAACTTTCTGGATATTGCAGCACCCTCTTCCTTGGCCAGTGATTTTGAAATTTTAAGAATTCAGAAATCAAGTTATCGGCCATATCAATCGCAAGCACCTCCTACTTTCATCCTCTAAAGCTTCAGCGCTAAAAACGCGCAACT
The window above is part of the Polynucleobacter sp. AP-Kolm-20A-A1 genome. Proteins encoded here:
- a CDS encoding amino acid ABC transporter substrate-binding protein codes for the protein MKSKNLIKAGLVAAGLLLGALNVQAASQTMDKIKSSGAVTMGVRESSIPMSYTTGDSRFDGYHVEICRMILGDIKDKLGMSTLRINYQPVTSQNRVPLVQNGTVDIECGTTTNNVNRAKDVGFANTLYVEEVRIAVKANSGITSISQLAGKKVATTTGTTSVQLLRKHEKANGVNFDEVFGKDHADSFLLLESGRADAFVMDGSILAGNIANSKNPKDYKIVGEVLATEPIAIMVRKDDPEFKAAVNAAIAKIVANGNMPKLWNKWFLSPIPPKNIVVGLELSPATKNAWANLNDKPAEDYNKK